A segment of the Trifolium pratense cultivar HEN17-A07 linkage group LG7, ARS_RC_1.1, whole genome shotgun sequence genome:
TGCAGAGGATAGGGAAACACTTCCGGTGGTGTCAAAAGACACAAATGTCCTTGACACTTCTTCGCCTTCCAAGGATAACACAGAGGTTGTTCGTGATACTGATGATGATATCCTCATCAGCCGTGCCATCAATGCCACCATTGTTCTTGGATTTGGGGCTTTTGCTGTTACCAAATTGCTCACCATTGATCATGATTACTGGCATGTTAGTTTCTTCTATTTTATATCCAAAGTTCCATTCTTTTTTCATTTCTAAGCTAAATGGCTAACtacttttttaaattgaaaaacatATTATTTGGACcctttatttattaattgtgtaGTTGTGCCCAATGAGATTGAGggcatgtttgaattgatttatttgagcttatctagtgaaataaaataagcacttgtgagattCTTTGGAAGAACTTATacatacaacttttttttttggggtcaaATAGTCTAGTGGTCAGACTTTCACCCTTTAAGCGGAATAGATGGAGAATCTCGACCAACTGAGCTATGCTCATGGGACCCCTTATAGagacaacttatgacatgtctataaAGTGTTTTCGTATTTTCAAGCTCTTCAagttagtttatgaaaacaacttatagcttatatggaCTAACGGAAGCAGttcaactttattttatcttttgttatagaaatagtttatacataagcGCTTGTATGATACATGATTATtatataagcacttaattgagTTGTCTATCCAACCAAGACCAGAATATGCGATGATCCTATTCTAccaatagaaaaagaagttttttCTTAACATATTGCTCGATTTTTAGTTCATGGCTTTGTGTTTCTTAATTTGGCTTTAACCTGACATGATCTTTATAGTTAAACATGATACCTCCTAAACAATATAATAGTAGAGACAAATGGGAAGATGGTTGAATTGAATCTAGTACATTCTCTGCATCATATACGGAAGAAGTTTAAAACTGATTAGGGTCTTGTAACTCAGGGTTGGACACTTTATGAGATACTGAGGTATGTGCCTGAACACAACTGGATTGCCTATGAGCAATCTCTGAAAGCAAATCCAGTTTTAGCTAAAATGGCAATAAGTGGAGTTGTATACTCAATTGGAGATTGGATTGCTCAGGTATGTTTTTGAATTTGACTTGGAAAAATTATGAAAGTGCTCATGTTTACATGGTTTTTTTATCAACTCCTGATAAGCTATAACCAAAATATTCAGTGTTATGAAGGAAAGCCTATTTTTGAGTTTGATCGGGCGCGGCTATTCAGATCAGGTCTTGTTGGTTTTACTCTCCATGGATCTCTTTCTCACTATTACTACCAACTATGTGAGGTGATTATTGAACATCTTTGGTTTGGAACTATTAGATTAAATTTCTGTCAATGGCTAAAATTGTTTGCATTGTTTCACAGACTCTTTTTCCTTTCCAACAATGGTGGGTTGTCCCTGCTAAAGTTGCTTTTGATCAAACTGTGTGGTCAGCTATTTGGAACAGCATCTACTTTGTGGTTTTGGGTTTGTTGCGTTTCGACTCTTTGCCTAACATATATGGTGAACTCAAGTCAACATTTGTGCCCATGCTTACCGTAAGAACATATTTGTTTCTTACagcttgtttggattgacttatttagACTTAACTATTGACATAAACACTTGTAAGactgtttgagagagcttatggaaacaactaatgacatgtctataagctgcttcagcttatttccataagctctccaggatagcttatgaaaacagcttattgcttatatgaaaatagtttgacttgagcttatatgaaaacagcttatagctaGCTTATATGAAAcatcttatagcttatatatatGATAAGCGGTTATGCTATATACATGCCTAATTAAGCTGTTAACTGTAATAACTTGCCTCTATGTTCACATAGCCTTAATTTCATTGTAATGTTGTGGAGAAACTTCAAAATAATGTTGCAATTTTTCCCTTACTAtaggtaataataataataataataataaagtaaaaGGAGATAATTGATGAATGAAAGGGGTTAGAAAGGAATTCTATATACAGCTGACAATTCAAAGATGAACAATAGTCCgatgaaaatatgaataaataaaCTATGTATAATGTTCTTATACAGACAATTGTTTAATTAGCAATTTTTCTTAAGTTTAGAAGACTAAAATTTAGCTCTAATATGCTTCACAGGCAGGTTGGAAGCTTTGGCCTTTTGCACATCTGATTACTTATGGCGTGGTTCCTGTTGAACAAAGGCTTCTTTGGGTGGACTGTATTGAGCTCATTTGGGTCACAATACTTTCAACGTAAGTTCTCTAGGCTTATTCGTCCTATGGATTTTTGAGTTCATCGAGTCATTAGTTTGGTTCTTACACTTAATATGGATCAACAGTTGCACACTATATAAATAGCATAAATTTGTCTTGCATATAATCATTGAAAATTTGGAAACAAGATTCTATTCTTTACACaatcttgttttgtttttagatATTCAAATGAGAAATCAGAATCTCGAAAATCTGAGGAAGTGTCAGAAACAGGGTCATCTACTTCAAGCCAGAATTCTAAGGTAAGAAGACTTGTATTATTCTTCTTGCATGTTAAGGTTCCATAGGGTCCACAAATTTTAACAGTAATGGTAATTCAGACTTGTGTCTACATCTGTAAAGCACCGATACATACACGGACACCGAACACAAAACCAACACGTTGACACctataaaaatttgagaaaatgattaattgaatgtaaccacatgtGTCGTATTCAACAAAGACACATGAAACATGGGACACATATTCGTTAAGAAGTGTCAGTGTTGCATATGTATACATACCTATCAATCATCCAAATCGAAACACACGACAGAAACTTCTTATGCTCTAGTTAGACGAGTCTTCCATCAATCATGACATATATTGATTGTTGAGCTAAcgatttctgtttttttttccgTCTATTATTTGTTTGTACAAGCAGGAATAAAACAAGTAAAAGTATGGGGAAAAAACTATATAGGTTCATGGAAGTTACAAGAGTCATCAACCTTGGAAAAGCATTTGATGGCTTGGCTTAAAATTTGAAGAATCTCAATTGAAGGTCCAATGCAAATACTGAATAACCATAGAAAACAATGATGAGAATTATACAGATATACAATTATACTGGTTGTGCATCCTTCAGCAATGAACTATTAAGGTTGAagtgatatgatatgatatgaggCATAGATTATTGTGTATAGGTAAACACATTAAAGAAAGTTAAATTATGTTGTTATACACATAACACATATACAATTCATGTAATCAATATATACttacacattatttttatagttttattattctcttttttctttaatttaaattttctgCAGGGATTACAACaagaataataaatattaaccattattttaaaaagatgTTGTGGTTAATTAATAGTAATATttgttttgacaaaaataatagtaatatttaaaattagttaATCGTATTCAATACactttgtcatttttattttggcCAGAGGTTGAACATGTGATTCGCACAGAGGTTAACAAAATTATTTGGAACAACTTCGCTTCATTGAAAGTGTCTTTATTTGTTTGGAGATTATTATCTAATAGAATTCCTACAAGAGATAATTTGAATGTAGCTTTTACCAAAATATCACAAGTTAATTATAGAATTATAGAACtattattgtttcaaaaaaaaaaattatagaactattattattataatccaAAGCACAAATCTGGAATAAATTATGAGCATGATTTCTAAAAAAAGCGCGATGGAGATAATCTCTTATAAATAAATTCCAAAACAACGTTCTAGTATTCCGTTTCTTTGGCGCCCGTAGGCATAGCTATTGCAATTCCCACGGGTGACCGCATCGGTGAAGATCGAATCCAAACCCTTCCTTTGTTCTCTACAATGGTGAAGAACGAAGACCTCAACGAATCCGTTGTGGTGACCAGAAAAAGGAATCATGGATCAACTCAATTCTTTGTTTTCGTTGATTATTTTTTCATCCTCATGTTCTTGGGATTCCTCTGTTTCATCATTTTCGAGATTCTTCAAATTTGATTCATCAATTTTGAACAACATTTTCTTTGTTCTAAATTAGGTATTGTTCccatttatattttgttttatttaattaatcgcgcttaataagattttttttctctaatgcATGCTTCTAATTGTTGTTATTAATCACCAAGATGAAAAATTTGAGTTAGTTTAGTGTAATTGGAATGAGATCAACCTCATTAATCATATTATGCTGTTGTGTTAATGTGAGGATTCTTTGTCCCTTTGGGGCATTGTTTATCTGCTTTAAATGTTTAACTctaattttaattcatttatttttttgttgctgGCAAGTActgctttttattttatttgtcaaaGTTATTGGCACATATTTTTTCTATAGTGCGCCCAAGTTGCGGGGATATCTTACAATTTAGTCCTATAGGGGGCCTAAAGGTCTAAGTCGAACACGGGTTCTTCTGAATGATTAGGATTTTGgtggagctcattaaccacttgagagttagtttatattttataacctTTTAGCATGTTTGCTTGCATTTTGATTTTTCGTTGTAATATTTTGTTCATTTGGTCTataccattaaaaaaattcttgatTTCCAATCAACCATCTCAGTATCCATTAAtttgttaaatatatattttgataattGAATCCCTTAGTACTTACTTGACAGGCCAAGTATTGAATATCCATGTTTAGAAAGATGGTAATGCCATTgaggaaaataataaaaaatttctcagtactttttaattcttttatgtTTCTGGAAGACACTGTTTTCTTGTAGGATTGGTACGTACAGGTCGTATACGTTCACAGCCAAATAGTAAGATTTAGTTAGTTAGGTAATTAGAACATAAGGCATGTTGAATATAAATAGAGAGTTGAGATTAGAGAATGATGATCTTATTACTTGTGCAATTGTGCAGATTTGGGGCCTTTTTGGCATTGGGAGAGTCTAGAGTCTCTCAAATTATTTGTACTAATTATCAgttaataataacaatttgGTACAGTTCGGTTTTTTGTATAGCTAATTCCATTTCAGTTTAAAACCACAAAACCGGTGCACTGAATCTTTATAGAGTTCGGTTCGGGACGAACCATTGATGTTCAGTTTTACCGTACTGTTGTACAGTTCAGTTTCCTTTCTAAACCAAACCAGGAACAATGCTATATTTGAGAGACTCTAAACTCTCCTAATGTCAAAAATAATACAATCATCATTCTCTAATTTCTACTTTCTATGTATTTATAGGTAACCTGCCTTAtttactaactaactaactaactcttATTAGGCTATGAAGTATGAACATAGCATAGGCTCCTCAGACGTGTATCTACCTAtcaatattaaaagaaaataaagtctGTTACATACTAATCTAGGACTTTTACTGTAATTCTGGGATTTTCCCTATTTCCTCTAGTAACACCAGTTGGTTTCTATTAAGTACTATATTCAATATGACATTATCAGCCTTAGGAGTTGGTATGTAGGTGTCTTTGCTGGTACTTTGCTTTATATAAGCTTGTAATATCTTTTGTCacaagttatatattttttcttttttgtctacAATTTTCCTCAACTTAAAACTAGCATTTCTTTTAATTTGCTTTTTCTTACATCCCTTTCTTTTGGCAGGATACTTCTGCGACATAGCTAGGCTTCCATTACAGGTCTAATTCAAAGCTTGAAGGTAGTGGCAACCGGCAAGTGTCATATTTGATCAGACCCTAAATGTAATACTtgaatttatcaattttctgtGTTGAGAAAGTTTTGCTCTGGAATCCCAAAATTTTCACCATTCATCTTGTGTGTTACATTTGATCTTTTGTTATCATATCCATTTCCGACATTAATAATTTCATTACATTTATGCTTGACAATGATAAAAAAGGATAACAGATAAAATCCAGATCAAAATACATTGCTGAAACTAAATTAACAGTGAATATCAGAGAAAATTTCCTTTGTTTTTCGTTAACTATTTAGTTACTCAACTCGAAATACCTTTGTATTGGAATGGACTTGGGAGATGAAAACTGTAAGTGTTTTTATTTACTGTTTTTGTTTCTGGTTGGTTGTTTGGGGTGGGGGTAGAGGAGATGAATACCATAAATTAACAACTATGTTGCATGTGAAACTTGTAGTAGTTTGGTGTGGTTGCTTGCATATTGATGGCACACCAACTTTGCATTTATGTGCAGCACTTGTTTTGTTCATTATGATATATAATATGAGGAGAGGGGAATGTTTGGATTTGTTCATATATGTGAATTAATGAGTTATAAAGTGTGAAATTCAAGAGTTACTTTCTCTCTGCAATACTGAAATCTCAACCTCATGATTGACATACACTCTTAAACACACTCTTTATGATGGTGGTTCATTTCCTAACATGTCAATATATTACTTAAAATGTGATAAATTTAGGATACAATTAAATTAAcctttaaaaaacaaatcaatcatGAAAAAACTAAGTAGACTTggccttttaaaaattaagtgTAAAATGAACTTAAATTGAGTAGGAGCATTCAAGTTCAAACTTACATTGAAACAATCTTTGGTCATACTTTATTTATCTGAATTTTAAATTACAAGAGCCCATTTTCTAATAAAGGTTaagcttttatttttttaattttatgaaaaatacaTTTGAGTGTGTGTCAAAAAACATTAGTTGATTGATATTTTCCTAGAATGACAATTTTGAGCCAATAAAATCAACCATAGCAAAGTCCATGAAAGAGTTAGATCTATATTGGGTGTATTGACTATTGCAAATGCACCCAAAAACATGTGACCTCTTAGTCACAAGGTAGCAATTACAGCTGTTGTACCAAGACTTTCCTTCTACAGGATAAGAACCATTATAGGTCATCTCCTATGTTGCCCGGGTACggtacccggtaccggtacggggtacgttatttttagaaaaattaaggtacgggtacgtccctataattttttttaaatataattatatatatcaaataatatagttatattgttaaaacaaataattaaacataaaaaagatcacaccacactttaaatgtaatttaaattgttcgaaacatcaaaatatgaaattaaaaaccaattagctcaaaaagagtcaattatttccctcttcatcatcactaaaaagagtgacCTCTAGTTCACCGCGAGTaagactagcaatttcaagaatatcaactatatattaaataaatctcattcatctctacgaatatcaactatatattataaacaaataaaaatcgtaaatcttcctataaaaagaaaactaataataaaagaaaaaggagaaaaaaaaatcgtgtttttttggattggtgtaccacgcgcgtaccacaggtgtaccacgcgtgtacccattgcaaaaaacaaacaaaaaaattaggtacGGCGTCGGTACGTACCgggggagtaccatacgcgtaccggtacccggtacgtacccggtaccggtactcggtctaaaatggagtacccatgcaacatTGGTCATCTCTCatttccaaaaaatatatttcattactTACACTTGTGACCTAATGTTCACATGGTAGTAACTACTAGCTAGCAACTCCATTAATTGTTGCACCAACAAGACtctatttgatttaatttattacAAGTCAAATATAACATGTATGCCATTTGAAACCTTATCCCTACATTGACTTCTAGGACAGTGAGGAAAATATTACCTTACCAATTTGAGTAACATTATTGCAAATAGAAAATATTCAGTATGAGTCAATGATCATAATTTTAAACACTTACTTTTACAATTGAAATTGTAAGAGTAAATTTAATTATGAGGGTTACACACATACATTATCTTAAAATAAGGAAATAACACAATGGCTCTGCATATCATGTAACTGATAGTATACACTGAGCACTTATTCATGGATGCAAAGCAAAGTTGATAGGTACTTAAATTAGTCAAAGGAATAATAAGGTTTCATTAGAAActaggcttaattagtttaataatgTATGATGGTTCATAATTGAGCAAATTCAAGGATGAACTGTTGCTGGAAGTGGAACTGCGCCACCGCTGCCAGGATTTGGAACCTCGACACCAGGATTTGGAACAAAGGTGTCGTCACCACCTGGAACATAGCTTCCACCAGCTGGTGCTAATCCTGGTCCTGATTCTGCGCCGGAGCCATTTGGTGGAGTTTGAGGTGTATAACCAAACCAAGGTGGCAACATTCGCCCGAAGCCTGGAATCCCGTCAAAATGGAAAAACCACTGAGGCTCTTTCTTATCATTGGTGTTTGAGTTTTTCGGAATAATATTGCGTGCTTGGCAAGTAGTGTTAAGCAGCATATTGTTGATGAGAATAAGTGCAATGAAAATGGAAGCTTTGTTAGCCATTTTATCACAAGTCTTTTGAATATTGAAATAGGTTTTTGTGTTTGAAACTATAAGGGAGCGACTGAGTATTATATAGTTCCATATTCTGTTGAGTTTGGTGTCAAATTTTACGGTGAGTTAATTGTGTCTTGCACAATGGAACTAACATGGCATTGAGCCTCTCATTTGTTGGTTGATATTTTGTAGCTCAGTGAATTGCAGTACATTGCATTCTTTAAATGGTAAGTGTCATTTTGGCCTCACTTTTATTACATGCTATC
Coding sequences within it:
- the LOC123893756 gene encoding putative cell wall protein, with protein sequence MANKASIFIALILINNMLLNTTCQARNIIPKNSNTNDKKEPQWFFHFDGIPGFGRMLPPWFGYTPQTPPNGSGAESGPGLAPAGGSYVPGGDDTFVPNPGVEVPNPGSGGAVPLPATVHP
- the LOC123899955 gene encoding protein SYM1-like; translation: MSVASLCTLPTPLIPFSKPHNSVPRFSSSQTKKRCRLIRFVAEDRETLPVVSKDTNVLDTSSPSKDNTEVVRDTDDDILISRAINATIVLGFGAFAVTKLLTIDHDYWHGWTLYEILRYVPEHNWIAYEQSLKANPVLAKMAISGVVYSIGDWIAQCYEGKPIFEFDRARLFRSGLVGFTLHGSLSHYYYQLCETLFPFQQWWVVPAKVAFDQTVWSAIWNSIYFVVLGLLRFDSLPNIYGELKSTFVPMLTAGWKLWPFAHLITYGVVPVEQRLLWVDCIELIWVTILSTYSNEKSESRKSEEVSETGSSTSSQNSKE